One segment of Gordonia terrae DNA contains the following:
- the hisS gene encoding histidine--tRNA ligase — protein sequence MSGAFQAPRGIPDYFPPNSADFRRVRDTLTDAARRAGYGHIELPVFEDTALFARGVGESTDVVSKEMYTFADRGDRSVTLRPEGTAGVVRAVIQHGLDRGQLPVKVCYAGPFFRYEKPQTGRYRQLQQVGVEAIGVDDPALDAEVIAIADEGYRRLGLTGFRLEITSLGDDESRPRYREALQEFLFGLDLDEATRMRAEINPLRVLDDKRPEIKAATAGAPLLIDYLSEDAKAHFDLVLAHLDRLGVVYEINPRLVRGLDYYTKTTFEFVHDGLGAQSGIGGGGRYDGLMRQLGAKQDLSGIGFGIGVDRTMLALEAEGVAGTEAARCQVFGVPLGTAAKAELVGVAGALRAAGISIDLAYGDRGLKGAMKAADRSGARLALVLGENELAERQLEIKDLSNGEQHRVALDEVVAEVGRLLG from the coding sequence GTGAGCGGAGCATTTCAGGCCCCCCGGGGTATCCCGGACTACTTCCCGCCGAACTCGGCGGACTTCCGTAGGGTCCGGGACACGCTCACCGACGCCGCGCGCCGCGCCGGTTACGGCCACATCGAGCTGCCGGTCTTCGAGGACACCGCACTGTTCGCGCGTGGGGTCGGCGAGTCGACAGATGTGGTGAGCAAGGAGATGTACACCTTCGCCGACCGCGGCGACCGGTCGGTGACGTTGCGCCCGGAGGGCACCGCCGGTGTGGTGCGTGCGGTCATCCAGCACGGACTCGACCGTGGTCAGCTGCCGGTGAAGGTCTGCTACGCCGGGCCGTTCTTCCGATACGAGAAACCGCAGACCGGTCGTTACCGTCAGCTGCAGCAGGTCGGGGTCGAGGCGATCGGCGTCGACGACCCGGCGCTCGACGCCGAGGTCATCGCAATCGCCGACGAGGGCTACCGGCGCCTCGGTCTGACGGGGTTCCGGCTCGAGATCACCTCGCTCGGTGACGACGAGAGCCGTCCGCGGTATCGAGAAGCGTTGCAGGAGTTCTTGTTCGGGCTCGACCTCGACGAGGCGACCCGCATGCGCGCCGAGATCAACCCGCTGCGGGTCCTCGACGACAAGCGTCCCGAGATCAAGGCGGCGACCGCGGGTGCACCGCTGCTCATCGACTACCTGTCCGAGGACGCCAAGGCGCACTTCGATCTCGTGCTCGCGCACCTCGACCGACTCGGGGTGGTCTACGAGATCAATCCGCGCCTCGTCCGCGGGCTGGACTATTACACGAAGACCACGTTCGAATTCGTCCACGACGGGCTCGGTGCACAGTCGGGCATCGGCGGCGGCGGCCGCTACGACGGACTGATGCGACAGCTCGGCGCCAAGCAGGACCTCTCCGGTATCGGATTCGGGATCGGCGTCGACCGCACCATGCTCGCACTGGAAGCCGAGGGTGTGGCGGGCACCGAGGCGGCTCGCTGCCAGGTCTTCGGAGTGCCGCTCGGCACGGCGGCAAAGGCCGAACTCGTCGGCGTCGCAGGCGCTTTGCGTGCCGCCGGGATCAGCATCGATCTCGCCTACGGCGATCGTGGCCTCAAGGGCGCGATGAAGGCGGCCGACCGCTCGGGGGCACGCCTGGCTCTGGTGCTCGGCGAGAACGAACTCGCCGAGCGGCAGCTGGAGATCAAGGACCTGAGCAACGGTGAACAGCACCGGGTGGCTCTCGACGAGGTCGTCGCCGAGGTCGGTCGCCTGCTGGGCTGA
- a CDS encoding TetR/AcrR family transcriptional regulator: MSSTSTDRSYGGESAAGRTARRRAALVDAASTVMSDGRWRAATVAGLCTDAQLNKRYFYESFPDLDALADAVIDDISGEVVQAAVGAYLGLLDRPLADQARGAVDAVVGVLGTDRRKARILLGGAAGTPAADERRTEAMTGLTAVLIEHARTIHDVELEADSLARTAPAFVIGGSAQAILAWAEGTLPVSRADLVDDISALWLALGTAASELARARLESGRVE, translated from the coding sequence GTGAGTTCGACCAGCACCGACCGCAGCTATGGCGGCGAATCTGCGGCCGGACGGACGGCGCGACGGCGCGCTGCTCTCGTCGATGCCGCGTCGACGGTGATGTCCGACGGTCGGTGGCGGGCCGCGACGGTCGCGGGTCTCTGCACCGACGCGCAACTCAACAAGCGCTACTTCTACGAGAGTTTTCCGGATCTCGACGCCCTGGCCGATGCGGTGATCGACGACATCTCCGGCGAGGTGGTCCAGGCGGCGGTCGGCGCCTACCTCGGCCTCCTCGACCGCCCGCTCGCCGACCAGGCCCGCGGTGCCGTCGACGCGGTCGTCGGCGTCCTGGGCACCGACCGACGCAAGGCGCGGATCCTGCTGGGCGGTGCGGCCGGGACCCCCGCCGCGGATGAACGGCGCACCGAGGCGATGACGGGTCTGACCGCCGTGCTGATCGAGCACGCACGGACCATTCACGACGTCGAACTCGAGGCCGACTCGCTGGCGCGGACCGCCCCCGCCTTCGTGATCGGGGGAAGCGCCCAGGCGATCCTCGCGTGGGCCGAGGGGACCCTGCCGGTCTCCCGGGCCGATCTCGTCGACGACATCAGCGCCCTGTGGCTCGCGCTGGGTACCGCCGCGAGCGAACTCGCCCGCGCACGACTGGAGTCCGGCAGGGTGGAGTGA
- a CDS encoding SDR family oxidoreductase: MIALQGARVCVTGGARGIGAATAAALVERGATVWIGDRDLDAATATAERLGRRAHAVRVDVTDVDSFAAFVDAAKSTGPIDMLVNNAGIQHMGRLVDQDLAGLHRELAINLGAVVTGTHLVLPGMIERGRGHIVNVSSMAGKVTTPGIATYCASKFGVVAFSKAIRAELTGTGVTMTTVLPAATHTDLTAGVRLRLQPTLEPADVAAAIVASVEHGRGEVTVPRYLAPIGILEDLIPSPIMWRLKRFVGGADYGAFDEGQRQAYLDRSRAS; encoded by the coding sequence GTGATCGCACTCCAGGGCGCGCGGGTGTGCGTCACCGGGGGAGCCCGCGGTATCGGTGCCGCCACCGCCGCCGCCCTCGTCGAGCGCGGCGCGACCGTGTGGATCGGCGACCGCGACCTCGACGCCGCGACCGCCACGGCCGAGCGACTCGGGCGCCGGGCCCACGCGGTGCGCGTCGACGTCACCGACGTCGACTCGTTCGCCGCCTTCGTCGACGCCGCGAAGTCGACGGGACCGATCGACATGCTCGTCAACAACGCAGGGATCCAGCACATGGGGCGGCTGGTCGATCAGGATCTCGCCGGACTGCACCGTGAGTTGGCGATCAATCTCGGAGCGGTCGTCACCGGCACGCACCTGGTGCTACCCGGGATGATCGAGCGCGGGCGCGGCCACATCGTCAACGTGTCGTCGATGGCGGGCAAGGTCACCACGCCGGGGATCGCGACCTACTGCGCGTCGAAGTTCGGCGTGGTCGCCTTCTCGAAGGCGATACGCGCCGAACTCACCGGGACCGGCGTCACGATGACGACCGTCCTGCCCGCGGCCACCCACACCGATCTGACCGCTGGCGTTCGCCTGCGGTTGCAGCCGACCCTCGAACCGGCCGACGTGGCAGCCGCGATCGTCGCCAGTGTCGAGCACGGGCGCGGGGAGGTCACCGTCCCGCGTTACCTCGCGCCGATCGGCATCCTCGAGGACCTCATCCCGTCGCCGATCATGTGGCGCCTCAAGCGGTTCGTCGGGGGCGCGGACTACGGCGCGTTCGACGAGGGGCAGCGGCAGGCGTACCTGGACCGCAGTCGGGCGTCCTGA
- a CDS encoding DUF885 domain-containing protein, producing MNPTDTVGARRPTTVDAIAEAHLDRLCTLNPLFATEIGHGEHDDRMTDFSAQGCAERAEVAAGTLSALADADITDPIDRVTVATMSASLRRELALADAGEHIGECNVIASPLQALRDVFDLMPTDTREQREIFLSRLTAIPASLTGVVDGLAHRLRHGPPPARRQVEAVARQADSAADAIGGATGPIAADTALAGTLATALDAARTSFGTFAHYLRTEVLDHALDDDAVGRDRYLLHLPAYLGADADPDDAYAWAMTRLQQIIAEQQEIAEGLLPGQGIGATLAWLDRQPQYQIHDRAQFVDWMQATSDAAVTGLSGIHFDLPARLSRLECRLAPSSTGIIYYTQPSADLSRPGRMWWAVPDDQTVFHTWQEKTTVYHEGVPGHHLQLGSAIVDPDLNSWRKLASFTSGHGEGWALYAERLMDELGWLEDPGDRMGMLDSQRLRAARIVVDIGVHCRLPAPESLGGGIWDADKAWAFLTSSVAMDHSVLRFELDRYLGWPGQAPSYALGQRVWEQTRTAALRLHPEWTLKDFHSRALALGGVSLDVLAAEVAGRPAS from the coding sequence GTGAACCCCACCGACACCGTCGGCGCGCGTCGGCCCACCACCGTCGACGCGATCGCCGAGGCGCACCTCGACCGGCTGTGCACGCTGAATCCGCTCTTCGCCACCGAGATCGGCCACGGCGAGCACGACGACCGGATGACCGACTTCTCCGCGCAGGGATGCGCCGAACGCGCCGAGGTCGCCGCCGGAACGCTGTCCGCGCTGGCCGACGCCGACATCACCGATCCGATCGACCGCGTCACCGTCGCCACCATGAGCGCCTCACTGCGTCGTGAGCTCGCGCTCGCCGACGCCGGCGAGCACATCGGCGAATGCAACGTCATCGCGTCCCCGCTGCAGGCACTGCGCGACGTCTTCGACCTCATGCCCACCGACACCCGTGAACAGCGCGAGATCTTCCTGTCCCGGCTCACCGCCATCCCGGCCTCGCTGACCGGCGTCGTCGACGGTCTGGCCCATCGCCTTCGGCACGGCCCACCGCCGGCCCGCCGGCAGGTGGAAGCCGTCGCCCGCCAGGCGGATTCGGCGGCCGACGCCATCGGCGGCGCCACCGGGCCGATCGCTGCGGACACGGCGCTGGCCGGCACGCTCGCAACCGCGCTCGACGCCGCACGCACCTCGTTCGGGACGTTCGCCCACTACCTGCGCACCGAGGTTCTCGATCACGCCCTCGACGACGACGCCGTCGGCCGCGACCGGTATCTGCTGCACCTTCCCGCATATCTGGGCGCCGACGCCGATCCCGACGATGCGTACGCCTGGGCGATGACCCGCCTGCAGCAGATCATCGCCGAACAGCAGGAGATCGCCGAGGGACTGCTCCCCGGACAGGGCATCGGCGCGACCCTCGCCTGGCTGGACCGCCAGCCGCAGTATCAGATCCACGATCGCGCCCAATTCGTCGACTGGATGCAGGCGACCTCCGACGCGGCGGTCACCGGTCTCTCGGGAATCCACTTCGACCTCCCGGCCCGGCTGTCCCGGCTCGAGTGCCGGCTGGCCCCCTCGTCGACCGGCATCATCTACTACACCCAGCCCAGCGCGGATCTGTCCCGGCCCGGCCGCATGTGGTGGGCGGTGCCCGACGACCAGACCGTCTTCCACACCTGGCAGGAGAAGACGACCGTCTACCACGAGGGCGTCCCCGGACACCACCTCCAGCTCGGCTCGGCGATCGTCGACCCCGACCTCAACTCCTGGCGCAAACTCGCCTCGTTCACCTCCGGTCATGGCGAGGGATGGGCCCTCTACGCCGAGCGCCTCATGGACGAACTCGGCTGGCTCGAGGATCCCGGCGACCGAATGGGGATGCTCGACTCGCAGCGGCTGCGGGCAGCGCGGATCGTCGTCGACATCGGGGTGCACTGCCGACTGCCCGCGCCGGAGTCGCTCGGTGGGGGCATCTGGGACGCCGACAAGGCGTGGGCGTTCCTGACCTCGTCGGTCGCGATGGATCACTCTGTGCTGCGCTTCGAACTCGACCGCTATCTGGGCTGGCCCGGTCAAGCCCCCTCCTACGCCCTCGGCCAGCGCGTCTGGGAACAGACCCGCACGGCCGCACTCCGCCTGCACCCGGAGTGGACCCTCAAGGACTTCCATTCGCGCGCACTGGCTCTCGGCGGTGTCTCGCTGGATGTGCTCGCGGCCGAGGTCGCCGGCCGGCCCGCGAGCTGA
- a CDS encoding neutral zinc metallopeptidase, with protein sequence MTFQGSGSIDTGNVSGGGGGGGGRIALGGGAGLLITIVALFFGVNPGDLLGSGGPAPGTSSDAAQIQQQLDSCTYEMANENTICRIKATTVSVDSVWSDLWPEYEAPQTVIFADAVNTGCGSASSATGPFYCPADSTAYFDPTFFAQLRRMGGSDGPLAQEYVVAHEYGHHVQNLTGALAKGQRMGSQGPRSGSVRVELQADCLAGVWAHHADDGPDALLAPITEEQIAGVIQTAKAIGDDTIQGPGSNPEGWTHGSAAQRTRWFSVGYQGGDPDRCDTFATDDL encoded by the coding sequence GTGACCTTCCAAGGCAGCGGATCGATCGACACCGGCAACGTCTCCGGCGGCGGCGGGGGCGGTGGCGGCCGGATCGCGCTGGGCGGTGGCGCCGGGCTCCTCATCACGATCGTCGCGCTGTTCTTCGGCGTGAATCCCGGCGACCTGCTCGGCTCCGGCGGTCCGGCGCCCGGGACATCGTCCGACGCCGCGCAGATCCAGCAGCAACTGGACTCGTGCACGTACGAGATGGCCAACGAGAACACGATCTGCCGGATCAAGGCGACCACCGTGAGCGTCGACTCGGTGTGGTCGGACCTCTGGCCCGAGTACGAGGCACCGCAGACGGTCATCTTCGCCGACGCGGTGAACACCGGGTGCGGCTCGGCCAGTTCGGCGACGGGCCCGTTCTACTGCCCCGCCGATTCGACGGCGTACTTCGACCCGACGTTCTTCGCCCAACTCCGCCGCATGGGCGGCAGCGACGGGCCCCTCGCGCAGGAGTACGTGGTGGCCCACGAGTACGGGCATCACGTCCAGAACCTCACCGGCGCCCTGGCGAAGGGGCAGCGGATGGGTTCGCAGGGACCGCGATCGGGTTCGGTCCGGGTCGAGCTGCAGGCCGACTGCCTCGCCGGGGTGTGGGCCCACCACGCCGACGACGGCCCCGACGCACTGCTCGCACCGATCACCGAGGAACAGATCGCCGGCGTGATCCAGACCGCGAAGGCCATCGGCGACGACACCATCCAGGGTCCGGGGTCCAATCCCGAGGGGTGGACCCACGGTTCGGCCGCGCAGCGCACGCGCTGGTTCTCCGTCGGCTACCAGGGCGGCGACCCGGATCGCTGCGACACCTTCGCCACCGACGACCTGTGA
- the aspS gene encoding aspartate--tRNA ligase: MLRTHSAGSLRRADASQTVTVAGWVARRRDHGGVVFIDLRDATGLVQVVFRDESVASAAHRLRAEYCVAVTGVVEVRPEGSENPNLSSGEIEINAVGLEVLNESAPLPFQLDESPGEEARLRHRYLDLRREGPSAALRLRSKANAAARGVLAAHDFTEIETPTLTRSTPEGARDFLVPARLQPGTFYALPQSPQLFKQLLMVAGMERYYQIARCYRDEDFRADRQPEFTQLDIEMSFVDQDDVIAVAEEVLTALWKLIGVDISTPIPRMTYADAMRRFGSDKPDLRFGIELVECAEYFTNTPFRVFQAPYVGAVVMPGGASQPRRQLDAWQEWAKQRGAKGLAYVLIAEDGTLSGPVAKNLSDDERAGLAAHVGAQPGDCVFFGAGEVKSTRALLGAARGEIASKLGLIEDGDWAFTWVVDAPMFEPAAEATASGDVALGHSAWTAVHHAFTSPKPESVDALESDPGSALAYAYDIVCNGNEIGGGSIRIHRRDVQERVFEIMGIGHDEAQEKFGFLLDAFAYGAPPHGGIAFGWDRITALLAGESSIREVIAFPKSGGGVDPLTDAPAAITAQQRKESGIDAKPAPRGGADQNDADQKDAGSTSV; this comes from the coding sequence GTGCTCCGCACGCATTCCGCAGGTTCGCTGCGCCGCGCCGACGCGTCGCAGACCGTCACCGTCGCCGGGTGGGTCGCACGCCGTCGCGACCACGGTGGCGTGGTCTTCATCGACCTGCGTGACGCCACCGGACTCGTCCAGGTGGTCTTCCGCGACGAGTCTGTCGCTTCGGCCGCCCACCGTCTGCGCGCCGAATACTGCGTCGCGGTGACCGGTGTCGTCGAGGTACGACCCGAGGGCAGTGAGAACCCCAACCTGAGTTCCGGCGAGATCGAGATCAACGCCGTCGGACTCGAGGTCCTCAACGAGTCGGCACCGTTGCCGTTTCAGCTCGACGAGTCGCCGGGTGAGGAGGCGCGGTTGCGCCACCGCTACCTCGACCTCCGCCGCGAGGGCCCGAGTGCTGCCCTGCGTCTGCGCTCGAAGGCGAATGCGGCCGCGCGTGGGGTCCTCGCCGCGCATGACTTCACCGAGATCGAGACCCCCACGCTGACCCGGTCCACCCCGGAGGGTGCGCGTGACTTCCTGGTGCCCGCGCGCCTGCAGCCGGGTACGTTCTACGCACTGCCGCAGAGCCCGCAGCTGTTCAAGCAGTTGCTGATGGTGGCAGGTATGGAGCGCTACTACCAGATCGCACGCTGTTACCGCGACGAGGACTTCCGGGCCGACCGGCAGCCCGAGTTCACCCAGCTCGACATCGAGATGAGCTTCGTCGACCAGGACGACGTCATCGCGGTCGCCGAAGAGGTCCTGACCGCCCTGTGGAAGCTCATCGGAGTCGACATCTCGACACCGATCCCGCGGATGACCTACGCCGACGCGATGCGCCGATTCGGTTCGGACAAGCCGGATCTGCGCTTCGGCATCGAACTCGTGGAGTGTGCCGAGTACTTCACGAACACCCCGTTCCGCGTGTTCCAGGCGCCGTACGTCGGCGCCGTGGTCATGCCCGGCGGCGCGTCGCAGCCGCGTCGTCAGCTCGACGCCTGGCAGGAATGGGCCAAGCAGCGCGGCGCCAAGGGCCTCGCGTACGTCCTGATCGCCGAAGACGGCACGCTGTCGGGTCCGGTCGCCAAGAACCTGTCCGACGACGAGCGCGCCGGTCTGGCCGCCCACGTCGGTGCGCAGCCCGGTGACTGTGTGTTCTTCGGGGCGGGAGAGGTGAAGTCGACCCGCGCGCTCCTCGGCGCGGCGCGTGGCGAGATCGCCTCGAAGCTCGGTCTCATCGAGGACGGCGACTGGGCGTTCACCTGGGTCGTCGACGCGCCGATGTTCGAGCCGGCCGCCGAGGCGACCGCGTCCGGTGATGTCGCACTGGGACATTCGGCCTGGACCGCGGTGCACCACGCATTCACCTCGCCGAAGCCGGAGTCGGTCGACGCCCTCGAGTCCGATCCCGGTTCGGCCCTGGCCTACGCCTACGACATCGTGTGCAACGGCAACGAGATCGGCGGCGGATCGATCCGTATCCATCGACGGGACGTGCAGGAGCGCGTCTTCGAGATCATGGGCATCGGCCACGACGAGGCCCAGGAGAAGTTCGGCTTCCTGCTCGACGCCTTCGCCTACGGCGCACCGCCCCACGGCGGCATCGCCTTCGGCTGGGACCGCATCACCGCACTGCTCGCCGGTGAATCGTCCATCCGCGAGGTGATCGCCTTCCCGAAGTCGGGCGGCGGCGTCGACCCGCTGACCGACGCGCCCGCGGCGATCACCGCGCAGCAGCGCAAGGAATCGGGGATCGACGCCAAGCCCGCACCGCGGGGCGGCGCCGATCAGAACGACGCCGATCAGAAGGACGCCGGGAGCACCTCGGTCTGA
- a CDS encoding DUF2126 domain-containing protein: MTIKVALEHRTVYSFDRPAKIYPHVVRLRPAPHSRTPIEAYSLTVEPGAHFLNWQQDAFSNYLARLVFPEPSTSLGITVSLVADLTAINPFDFFIEEWAEFYGFDYPAELRRDLEIFLRPAGVTEGEFAGAPVHPEIARFAAKHRPAGRTRVIDFLVGLNAAVRDAVGYTVRLEAGVQSPEYTLSSAIGSCRDSAWLLVALLRELGFAARFVSGYLVQLTSDVKALDGPSGPDADFTDLHAWTEVYLPGAGWVGLDPTSGLFAGEGHIPLAATPHPVGAAPITGSTGPCHATLDFTNTVTRFHEDPRVTLPYTAEQWNRVTDLGALVDERMKRNDVRLTMGGEPTFVSIDNQTDPEWRTAADGPHKRLLAGRLAGRLQKAYAPDGLIRRSQGKWYPGEPLPRWQLELLWRSDGLPIWRDPGLLADPWATPEQCAAAIETETHGPDPEITGDAGPARELLTAFAAALGLPAGQVMPAYEDPLVRMRELAAMPPGDPGTDPTLPAARAFAQADMTVDADSTDGEDDESLAPASDSVARRRALIARLDAAVTEPCAHLVPLSRSEDRTAWQSAVWTTRRGRIVLTPGTSPAGLRLPLNSLSWGPAPTLFEADPSARHEDLPADPSTALGHAVRDVDPVQFLPRTALVAEVRGGVVHVFMPPTSTLEEYLAIVELVEDAAAATSTPVVVEGYGPPADPRLVSLSVTPDPGVVEVNIQPTGSFAEQSELLESLYDHARHVRLGTESFDLDGSHGGTGGGNHITLGGVTPADSPMLRRPDLLVSMLTYWQRHPALSYLFSGRFIGTTSQAPRVDEGRESALYELEIAFAEIDRLAVKDAVGGRFDGAPPNPWVTDRALRHLLTDITGNTHRAEFCIDKLYSPDSVRGRLGLLELRAFEMPPHHRMAMVQSLLVRSLVSWFWEKPYRARLIRHGGDLHGKHLLPHYVIADIALVAEELREAGYPFETAWLDPFTEFRFPRLGTVQIRDQEIELRSAIEPWNTLGEESTGTGTARYVDSSVERVQVRVLGGEDDRYLLTCNGFPIPLRATGRTGERVAGIRFRAWQPPSSLHPTITIDTPLTFDLIDTVNGRSVGGATYHVVHPGGRAYDRPPVNAVEAESRRNGRFEAAGHTTGTVDVGLLRERASRQAIDFGVPGVLDLRRARTVLR; encoded by the coding sequence ATGACGATCAAGGTCGCACTCGAGCACCGGACGGTGTACTCGTTCGATCGGCCGGCCAAGATCTACCCCCACGTCGTCCGCCTGCGTCCGGCGCCGCACTCGCGCACTCCCATCGAGGCCTACTCGCTCACCGTCGAACCCGGTGCGCATTTCCTGAACTGGCAGCAGGACGCGTTCAGCAATTACCTGGCGCGCCTGGTGTTCCCGGAACCCTCGACCTCCCTCGGGATCACCGTGAGTCTCGTCGCGGATCTCACCGCGATCAACCCGTTCGACTTCTTCATCGAGGAGTGGGCCGAGTTCTACGGGTTCGACTATCCCGCCGAACTGCGCCGCGACCTGGAGATCTTCCTCCGTCCCGCCGGCGTCACCGAGGGTGAATTCGCGGGCGCGCCAGTACATCCGGAGATCGCGAGGTTCGCGGCGAAGCACCGGCCGGCGGGCCGGACGCGGGTCATCGACTTTCTCGTGGGTCTCAACGCCGCGGTCCGCGACGCCGTCGGCTACACCGTTCGGCTCGAGGCGGGCGTGCAGTCGCCCGAGTACACGCTCTCCAGCGCCATCGGATCCTGCCGCGACTCGGCCTGGCTGTTGGTCGCACTCCTGCGCGAGCTCGGGTTCGCGGCGCGTTTCGTCTCCGGCTACCTCGTCCAGCTGACCTCCGACGTCAAGGCCCTCGACGGACCGTCGGGTCCCGACGCCGACTTCACCGACCTGCACGCGTGGACCGAGGTGTACCTACCCGGTGCCGGCTGGGTGGGCCTGGACCCGACGTCGGGCCTGTTCGCCGGCGAGGGACACATCCCGCTGGCGGCCACCCCGCATCCGGTCGGTGCCGCGCCGATCACCGGTTCGACCGGTCCGTGCCACGCGACGCTCGACTTCACCAACACGGTGACCCGCTTCCACGAGGACCCGCGGGTCACGCTGCCCTACACCGCGGAACAGTGGAACCGGGTGACCGATCTCGGCGCGCTGGTCGACGAGCGGATGAAACGCAACGATGTGCGCCTGACGATGGGCGGCGAGCCGACGTTCGTGTCCATCGACAACCAGACGGACCCGGAGTGGCGGACGGCCGCGGACGGTCCCCACAAACGGCTGCTGGCCGGGCGGCTTGCCGGTCGACTGCAGAAGGCTTACGCGCCCGATGGCCTGATCCGGCGCAGCCAGGGCAAGTGGTACCCCGGCGAACCGCTCCCGCGCTGGCAGCTCGAACTCCTGTGGCGCAGTGACGGTCTGCCGATCTGGCGGGACCCGGGTCTGCTCGCCGACCCGTGGGCGACGCCGGAGCAGTGCGCGGCCGCCATCGAGACCGAGACCCACGGTCCGGATCCGGAGATCACCGGCGATGCCGGCCCGGCGCGGGAACTGCTCACCGCGTTCGCGGCGGCGCTCGGTCTCCCGGCCGGACAGGTGATGCCGGCCTACGAGGATCCACTGGTGCGGATGCGTGAACTCGCCGCGATGCCCCCCGGTGATCCCGGTACCGACCCCACCCTCCCCGCCGCGCGCGCCTTCGCGCAGGCCGACATGACCGTCGACGCGGACTCGACGGACGGCGAGGACGACGAGAGCCTCGCGCCGGCATCGGATTCCGTCGCCCGCAGGCGGGCGCTGATCGCCCGGCTCGACGCCGCGGTCACCGAGCCGTGTGCGCACCTGGTGCCGTTGAGTCGATCGGAGGATCGGACCGCGTGGCAGAGCGCGGTGTGGACGACCCGGCGGGGGCGCATCGTGCTGACGCCGGGCACCTCACCGGCCGGCCTGCGGCTGCCGCTCAACTCGCTCTCGTGGGGTCCGGCTCCGACGCTCTTCGAAGCCGACCCGTCCGCGCGCCACGAGGACCTGCCGGCCGACCCGTCGACGGCGTTGGGCCACGCCGTCCGCGATGTCGACCCCGTCCAGTTCCTGCCCCGCACCGCCCTGGTCGCCGAGGTGCGTGGAGGCGTCGTCCATGTGTTCATGCCGCCGACCTCGACCCTCGAGGAGTACCTCGCGATCGTCGAACTCGTCGAGGACGCCGCCGCCGCGACGTCGACACCGGTCGTCGTCGAGGGATACGGACCGCCCGCCGACCCGCGCCTGGTGTCGTTGTCGGTCACGCCGGACCCGGGTGTCGTCGAGGTCAACATCCAGCCGACCGGGAGTTTCGCCGAGCAGTCCGAACTGCTCGAATCGCTGTACGACCATGCGCGACATGTGCGTCTGGGCACCGAGAGTTTCGACCTGGACGGCAGTCACGGCGGGACCGGCGGTGGTAACCACATCACCCTCGGCGGCGTCACGCCCGCCGACTCGCCGATGCTGCGCCGCCCCGATCTGCTGGTGTCGATGCTGACCTACTGGCAGCGGCATCCCGCGCTGTCCTACCTCTTCTCCGGCCGGTTCATCGGCACCACGTCGCAGGCACCCCGCGTCGACGAGGGGCGCGAGTCGGCGCTCTACGAGTTGGAGATCGCCTTCGCCGAGATCGACCGGCTGGCGGTCAAGGACGCCGTCGGCGGGCGATTCGACGGGGCGCCACCCAACCCCTGGGTCACCGACCGGGCCCTGCGGCACCTGCTGACCGACATCACCGGCAACACCCATCGGGCCGAGTTCTGCATCGACAAGCTCTACAGCCCCGACTCGGTGCGCGGGCGGCTGGGTCTGCTGGAACTGCGGGCGTTCGAGATGCCGCCGCACCATCGGATGGCGATGGTTCAGTCGCTGCTCGTGCGCAGCCTGGTGTCGTGGTTCTGGGAGAAGCCCTATCGCGCCCGGCTCATCCGCCACGGCGGTGACCTGCACGGCAAACACCTGTTGCCGCACTACGTGATCGCCGACATCGCGCTCGTCGCCGAGGAGCTCCGTGAGGCGGGCTACCCGTTCGAGACCGCGTGGCTGGACCCGTTCACCGAGTTCCGGTTCCCGCGTCTGGGGACCGTGCAGATCCGGGACCAGGAGATCGAGCTGCGCAGTGCCATCGAGCCGTGGAACACGCTGGGGGAGGAGTCGACCGGAACCGGCACCGCTCGTTATGTCGACTCGTCCGTCGAGCGGGTGCAGGTGCGGGTCCTGGGTGGTGAGGACGATCGATACTTGTTGACATGCAATGGTTTTCCGATCCCGCTGCGGGCCACGGGGCGCACCGGGGAACGCGTCGCCGGGATCCGGTTCCGGGCCTGGCAGCCGCCGAGTTCGCTGCACCCGACGATCACCATCGACACCCCGCTCACCTTCGATCTGATCGACACGGTCAACGGCCGGTCGGTGGGTGGCGCCACCTATCACGTCGTCCATCCCGGCGGACGGGCCTACGACCGTCCGCCGGTCAACGCGGTCGAGGCCGAGTCGCGCCGCAACGGGCGGTTCGAGGCGGCCGGACACACCACCGGCACCGTCGACGTCGGACTGTTGCGCGAGCGAGCGTCCCGGCAGGCCATCGACTTCGGGGTGCCCGGAGTCCTCGACCTCCGGCGGGCACGTACAGTTCTTCGGTGA